A region from the Brevibacterium paucivorans genome encodes:
- a CDS encoding helix-turn-helix domain-containing protein, with product MVDTSNAPREDYRNLWKLLIDRGIRKGELRDLAGLSSSTITKLGRNQTVTTATLGRICKALDCSPNDILAFEDCYEEGTGDGRNE from the coding sequence ATGGTTGACACATCGAACGCGCCTCGCGAGGACTATAGAAACCTCTGGAAGTTGCTTATCGACAGAGGAATTCGGAAGGGCGAGCTTAGAGACCTTGCCGGTCTGAGCTCATCAACCATCACGAAGCTGGGTCGAAATCAGACGGTTACCACCGCGACACTTGGGCGGATTTGTAAAGCGTTGGATTGTTCACCCAACGACATTCTGGCTTTTGAAGACTGTTATGAGGAAGGAACCGGCGACGGTCGTAATGAGTGA
- a CDS encoding glycine--tRNA ligase: MASTLDSVITLAKRRGFVFQAGDIYGGSRSAWDYGPLGVELKENIKRLWWQEFVRGREDMVGLDSSIILPRQVWEASGHVETFVDPLVESLHTHKRYRADHLIEAYVAKHGKEPENGLADINDPETGQPGKWTEPQQFSGLMKTFLGAVDDGQGLHYLRPETAQGIFVNFNNVVTAARRKPPFGIGQVGKAFRNEITPGNFIFRTREFEQMEIEYFIHPDDAQKYFDEWVDACWNWFVDLGVNPDNMRKYDVPADERAHYSDATIDLEYKFGFQGNPWGELMGVANRTDFDLSNHTDASGAKLQYFDQATGDRYTPYVIEPSFGLTRSMMAFLVDAYCEDEAPNTKGGTDKRIVLKLDPRLAPVKAAVLPLSRNEKLSPQARALAANLRKRWNIDFDDAGAIGRRYRRQDEVGTPFCITFDFDSLDDNAVTVRKRDDMSQERIAIDDVENYLAQGLGC; this comes from the coding sequence GTGGCATCGACACTAGATTCCGTCATCACCCTGGCTAAACGACGTGGCTTCGTTTTTCAAGCCGGTGACATTTACGGCGGGTCTCGTTCGGCATGGGACTACGGCCCGTTGGGCGTGGAACTGAAGGAAAACATCAAGCGACTGTGGTGGCAGGAATTTGTCCGAGGTCGTGAAGACATGGTGGGGCTGGACTCGTCGATCATTCTTCCGCGTCAGGTGTGGGAAGCATCGGGCCACGTTGAAACCTTCGTAGACCCATTGGTCGAGTCCCTGCACACGCACAAGCGCTACCGCGCCGACCACCTCATTGAAGCGTATGTGGCAAAGCACGGAAAAGAACCGGAAAACGGTTTGGCCGACATCAACGACCCAGAAACCGGACAGCCTGGCAAGTGGACCGAGCCACAGCAGTTCTCGGGTCTGATGAAAACTTTCTTGGGCGCCGTTGACGACGGCCAGGGCCTGCACTACCTGCGCCCGGAAACCGCGCAGGGTATCTTCGTGAACTTCAACAACGTTGTTACGGCCGCCCGTCGTAAGCCACCGTTCGGTATCGGCCAGGTGGGTAAGGCATTCCGCAACGAAATTACTCCCGGAAACTTCATCTTCCGCACCCGCGAATTCGAGCAGATGGAGATCGAGTACTTCATCCACCCAGATGACGCGCAAAAGTACTTTGACGAATGGGTCGACGCGTGCTGGAACTGGTTCGTTGACCTGGGTGTCAACCCGGACAACATGCGCAAATACGATGTGCCAGCAGATGAACGCGCGCACTATTCGGACGCCACGATTGACCTGGAGTACAAGTTCGGATTCCAGGGCAACCCGTGGGGAGAGCTCATGGGTGTGGCAAACCGCACGGACTTCGACCTGTCCAACCACACCGACGCCTCGGGTGCCAAACTTCAGTACTTCGACCAGGCGACAGGAGACAGGTACACCCCATATGTCATCGAACCGTCGTTCGGTCTGACCCGTTCCATGATGGCATTCCTCGTCGACGCATACTGCGAAGACGAAGCGCCCAACACAAAGGGTGGAACCGACAAGCGCATTGTGCTCAAACTCGACCCTCGTCTGGCACCGGTGAAGGCTGCGGTACTTCCGTTGTCACGCAACGAAAAACTGTCACCACAGGCGCGCGCTTTGGCAGCGAACCTGCGCAAGCGTTGGAACATCGACTTCGACGACGCAGGTGCGATCGGTCGCCGTTACCGCCGCCAGGACGAAGTCGGTACCCCGTTCTGCATCACGTTCGACTTCGACTCGCTCGATGATAACGCGGTGACCGTGCGTAAGCGCGACGACATGAGCCAGGAACGCATCGCTATCGACGATGTCGAAAACTACCTGGCACAGGGCCTGGGCTGCTAG
- a CDS encoding DNA-methyltransferase, whose translation MTHSFIRRALGRKSILSEADVRQLLDQDAFSETFVPRSRVLEYLRRAVTGAVLVAESQEVIQKDSFVVGDALQLIGRLKDGSVNTVVTSTPYWAMRVYDEPGERLWADGENCSFGLEQTPEGFIRHSVEVLHALLPKIAADGSVWWNIMDSYNTRTQIRGSAVETLHAMQGKDGRSWKDHEYLRYSAVHSYLKDGEQCLIPQRIAQRAAQIGYYVKSTISWCKQATTPEPQQSRVSRNVEYILHLTRERTPKFNKAAYLELPSDLGGRQLLESDKLSDFWYLPTSSGRDGHGAQFPVQRRPGRCIAISTDPGDVVLDPFMGAGTTAVAAKKLERSYIGFDVSAEYLATAERVLASTTVQQPLFTAELR comes from the coding sequence ATGACTCACAGCTTCATTAGGCGTGCCCTTGGCAGGAAGTCAATCTTGTCCGAGGCCGACGTTCGGCAACTTCTAGATCAAGATGCATTCTCCGAGACGTTCGTTCCTCGCAGCAGAGTTCTTGAATATCTCCGTCGAGCCGTCACCGGAGCCGTGCTCGTTGCCGAGAGTCAAGAGGTCATTCAAAAGGACTCCTTCGTTGTCGGAGACGCTCTCCAGTTGATTGGAAGACTGAAAGATGGTTCGGTGAATACTGTTGTCACCTCAACGCCGTACTGGGCTATGCGGGTCTATGACGAGCCTGGTGAGCGCCTTTGGGCGGATGGCGAGAACTGCTCGTTTGGTCTCGAGCAGACACCTGAAGGGTTTATTCGCCATTCGGTCGAGGTCTTGCATGCATTGCTTCCGAAAATTGCTGCAGATGGCTCCGTGTGGTGGAACATCATGGATTCGTACAACACTCGCACTCAAATCCGTGGTAGTGCAGTTGAGACACTGCATGCGATGCAAGGCAAGGATGGTCGATCGTGGAAAGATCACGAGTACTTGCGGTATTCCGCCGTACACTCGTATCTGAAAGATGGTGAGCAGTGTTTGATCCCGCAACGGATTGCTCAGCGTGCTGCCCAAATCGGCTACTACGTAAAGAGCACGATCTCGTGGTGCAAGCAGGCCACAACTCCTGAACCCCAGCAGTCGCGAGTCAGCAGAAATGTTGAGTACATTCTGCATCTCACTCGGGAACGAACCCCCAAGTTCAACAAGGCCGCATACTTGGAGCTACCTTCAGACCTTGGTGGGCGACAGCTGCTTGAGTCGGACAAGCTTAGTGACTTCTGGTACTTGCCAACCTCTTCTGGCCGAGATGGGCATGGGGCTCAGTTCCCGGTTCAGCGTCGTCCTGGGCGCTGCATCGCGATCTCAACGGACCCTGGTGATGTGGTTCTTGATCCATTCATGGGTGCTGGAACTACCGCCGTTGCAGCGAAGAAGCTCGAGAGGAGCTATATCGGTTTTGATGTAAGCGCAGAATACCTCGCCACTGCTGAGCGAGTGTTGGCTTCAACCACCGTGCAGCAACCCCTCTTTACCGCAGAGCTTCGATAA
- a CDS encoding ABC transporter ATP-binding protein, with translation MKSLARFWPDLRARAGTYTFVCVLTFVVVALPLVVPVITGRIVDGPVAHGNVTGLWGPVAFLMVVSIAEVVALWIRHYAVAGIVSQWEITWRHRLFDHLQYVPVSTHDAWESGQLLSRAVNDMSQMRRFFAFDLPFLVCSPLAIIAGEIILTVISPWFGLIMLIAAVPTVIVVVVFERKYRITSRATQDALGEVTTAVEESIHGLRVIRSFGRSPWMTQRFKALALTVRSREIRKTKLDSWLFSFINVATALAQIAIVGLGTWGVVQGWITVGQVVAAVTTTMVMRIPIESFGFLLSDFLMAVTVATRYWEVMDLPVSIADVKYKVPDAKDLYQIYTYMQFARLNEAYIISPSVRTGDVVETFDGHRIKCLGLDSSYAIDVDALASRVIEALR, from the coding sequence ATGAAGAGCCTCGCACGTTTTTGGCCCGATCTTCGTGCGCGAGCAGGCACATACACTTTCGTCTGCGTTCTCACCTTTGTAGTCGTCGCGCTACCCCTGGTGGTGCCGGTGATCACCGGGCGTATCGTTGACGGTCCTGTGGCCCACGGTAATGTGACGGGCCTGTGGGGGCCGGTCGCGTTCTTAATGGTCGTGTCCATCGCCGAGGTCGTTGCCCTGTGGATACGCCATTACGCCGTTGCCGGGATTGTGTCGCAGTGGGAGATCACGTGGCGACATCGACTGTTCGACCATTTGCAATACGTACCAGTGTCGACGCACGACGCATGGGAGTCCGGACAGTTGCTGTCTCGTGCCGTTAACGACATGAGTCAAATGCGCCGGTTCTTTGCGTTCGATCTGCCGTTTTTGGTGTGTTCGCCCTTGGCAATCATCGCCGGAGAAATCATCCTCACAGTCATCAGTCCGTGGTTTGGGCTCATCATGCTCATAGCGGCCGTACCCACCGTGATCGTCGTTGTGGTGTTCGAACGCAAGTACCGGATCACGTCCCGGGCGACGCAGGACGCGCTGGGCGAAGTGACCACCGCTGTAGAAGAGTCCATCCACGGCCTGCGGGTCATCCGGTCGTTTGGTCGTTCCCCATGGATGACGCAACGGTTTAAAGCGCTCGCGCTCACGGTTCGTTCGCGCGAAATCCGCAAAACGAAGCTGGACTCGTGGCTGTTCAGCTTTATCAACGTTGCAACCGCGCTCGCCCAGATCGCGATCGTAGGGTTAGGCACCTGGGGTGTGGTGCAAGGCTGGATCACCGTGGGTCAGGTAGTCGCTGCCGTCACCACCACCATGGTGATGCGCATCCCCATCGAAAGTTTCGGGTTCTTACTGTCGGATTTCCTCATGGCGGTCACCGTAGCCACACGATATTGGGAAGTCATGGACCTCCCCGTCAGCATTGCCGACGTAAAGTACAAGGTACCCGATGCGAAGGATCTGTATCAGATCTATACATACATGCAGTTTGCGCGTCTCAACGAGGCTTATATCATCTCACCTTCCGTTCGAACTGGAGACGTGGTCGAGACGTTCGACGGTCACCGAATCAAATGCCTTGGTTTGGATAGCAGTTATGCGATAGACGTCGACGCACTTGCTTCGAGGGTTATCGAAGCTCTGCGGTAA
- a CDS encoding YibE/F family protein, which produces MHVIPQRQPSASKYVWALMLVALAPFALLTVVGVIAYWPHHVKNTDDRDIYTVTVTAVDAGACQEAVTPSCVTVKAGDNVVKLPKEASIPEVSDSVRVVDGHAGGEVVFIDYDRRVPLGVLSAIYVVAILVVAGLRGARALIGLSIAMVVIVGFMLPSILSGHSAIGVGLTSSTAILFSVLYLAHGFNARTTAALIGTLAGVAISGVLAVIWTRWAHLGGLYTDALYILNTYYGLSASDIVICGVLISGIGVLNDVAITQVATVWELARTAPGSSVRSLFTSAMRIGRDHIASTVYTVVFAFAGSSLAVLLVTLTSGANLFTQLTLGEMAGHVVLTLVTSIGLVCAIPLSTLIAAFVVTSDDEARVKASD; this is translated from the coding sequence GTGCACGTCATTCCCCAGCGCCAGCCCAGCGCGTCAAAATACGTGTGGGCGCTCATGCTTGTAGCGCTCGCACCTTTCGCGCTACTCACGGTTGTAGGCGTGATCGCCTACTGGCCACACCATGTCAAAAACACTGACGACCGCGACATCTACACGGTCACGGTCACGGCTGTTGACGCGGGTGCGTGCCAGGAAGCGGTCACGCCTTCGTGCGTGACGGTGAAAGCCGGCGACAATGTGGTGAAGCTTCCCAAAGAAGCGTCCATTCCCGAGGTGTCAGACAGTGTGCGCGTCGTGGACGGCCACGCTGGGGGAGAAGTGGTCTTCATTGATTATGACCGGCGTGTTCCCCTGGGCGTGTTGAGCGCGATCTATGTGGTTGCGATTCTGGTGGTCGCAGGGTTGCGGGGCGCGCGTGCGCTCATAGGGCTCAGTATCGCGATGGTGGTCATTGTGGGCTTCATGCTCCCATCGATTCTGAGTGGTCATTCAGCGATCGGCGTGGGCTTGACATCATCGACTGCGATTCTCTTTTCGGTCCTGTATCTAGCCCACGGCTTTAACGCCAGAACGACCGCGGCGCTCATCGGGACGTTGGCAGGTGTCGCAATCTCCGGAGTTCTTGCGGTGATCTGGACGCGCTGGGCACATCTGGGCGGGCTGTATACGGACGCACTGTACATTCTGAACACGTACTACGGACTTTCAGCATCTGACATTGTGATTTGTGGTGTGTTGATCTCCGGTATTGGTGTTCTTAACGATGTCGCTATTACACAGGTAGCAACTGTGTGGGAGCTTGCACGAACCGCACCGGGTTCCTCTGTGCGATCTCTTTTCACCTCGGCCATGCGGATCGGTAGAGACCACATCGCCTCGACTGTCTATACCGTGGTTTTTGCATTCGCAGGTAGCTCACTTGCGGTTCTCTTGGTGACTCTGACAAGTGGAGCCAATCTGTTCACTCAACTCACCTTGGGTGAAATGGCGGGCCATGTTGTGCTCACTCTCGTGACG
- a CDS encoding DEAD/DEAH box helicase, translating to MGNANEQASDNTDIRFSDFDLDGRVARAVADLGYESPSPIQAQTIPLLLDGRDVIGLAQTGTGKTAAFALPLLSSIAGRERPRTPLALILAPTRELAIQVAEALTSYATHLGDFSVLPIYGGQSYTPQISGLKRGAHVVVGTPGRVIDHMKRGTLDLSHVEHLVLDEADEMLKMGFQEDIEEIFAKTNPDRQVALFSATMPASIHRITGQYLNDPAEVRIQAKTTTSANIRQRYLTVMHSHKLDALTRILEVEEYDGIIMFVRTKQETEELADKLKARGFSAAAINGDIPQVVRERTVEALRSGSIDILVATDVAARGLDVERISLVVNFDIPHDTESYVHRIGRTGRAGRTGEAILFVTPRENRLLKAIEKATRQKVEPLVMPTVEELTVTRTQKFQDRISHTLNSQDLSELRPVIEEYVNTHNVPAEDVAAALASLVLDGATLTAEPLPEPHVRASRNERARTAEGMTTYRLAVGRMDKVNPGAIVGAIANEGGISSQQIGNISIRSNHSLVDLPQDLDASVLKRLSKTKVAGRHIDIRPDRGRPGRPFKKRSNDKGAGEGRKFGKDGFRKDRRKGGGFGGKKFKK from the coding sequence ATGGGTAACGCCAACGAACAGGCTTCCGACAACACTGACATTCGTTTTTCCGACTTCGATCTCGATGGACGTGTCGCACGCGCAGTCGCAGATCTGGGATATGAGTCCCCCTCCCCCATTCAGGCCCAAACGATTCCGCTTCTCCTCGACGGTCGCGACGTCATTGGTTTGGCTCAGACGGGAACGGGTAAAACCGCGGCTTTCGCGCTTCCTCTTTTGAGTAGCATTGCCGGGCGGGAACGCCCACGGACCCCGCTGGCGCTCATCCTTGCTCCCACGCGCGAACTCGCAATCCAGGTAGCCGAGGCTCTCACCAGCTATGCCACCCACCTCGGCGACTTCTCCGTTCTCCCCATCTATGGCGGACAGTCCTACACTCCACAGATCTCCGGTCTGAAACGCGGCGCGCACGTGGTCGTGGGAACGCCCGGTCGCGTTATCGACCACATGAAGCGTGGCACGCTTGATTTAAGCCATGTTGAACATTTGGTTCTCGACGAAGCCGACGAAATGCTCAAGATGGGCTTCCAAGAAGACATCGAAGAGATCTTCGCGAAGACCAACCCTGACCGCCAGGTGGCTCTGTTTTCGGCCACCATGCCAGCCTCGATCCACCGGATCACCGGTCAATACCTCAACGACCCGGCCGAAGTTCGCATTCAGGCGAAAACCACGACCAGCGCGAACATTCGCCAGCGGTACCTCACCGTCATGCACTCGCACAAGCTCGACGCCCTCACCCGCATTCTCGAGGTGGAAGAGTACGACGGCATCATCATGTTTGTGCGCACCAAACAAGAAACGGAAGAGCTCGCCGATAAACTCAAAGCGCGCGGTTTTTCCGCTGCCGCCATCAACGGTGACATTCCGCAGGTCGTCCGTGAACGCACGGTTGAAGCACTGCGATCCGGGTCCATCGACATTCTGGTCGCCACCGATGTCGCAGCCCGCGGGCTCGACGTCGAACGCATCAGCTTGGTAGTCAACTTCGACATTCCACACGACACCGAATCGTACGTCCACCGGATTGGCCGCACGGGCCGCGCCGGGCGCACGGGTGAAGCGATCCTGTTTGTGACACCTCGGGAAAACCGCCTTCTCAAGGCCATCGAAAAGGCGACACGCCAGAAGGTCGAACCCCTGGTGATGCCCACGGTAGAAGAACTCACGGTCACGCGCACGCAGAAGTTCCAAGACCGGATTTCGCACACGCTGAACTCACAGGACCTGTCCGAACTGCGTCCCGTCATCGAGGAATACGTCAACACGCACAACGTCCCTGCTGAAGACGTCGCGGCCGCCCTGGCGAGCCTCGTGTTGGATGGGGCGACACTGACCGCCGAGCCACTTCCGGAACCGCACGTCCGGGCCAGCCGCAACGAACGCGCGCGCACGGCCGAAGGCATGACCACCTACCGCCTGGCCGTGGGTAGGATGGACAAGGTAAACCCCGGCGCGATCGTGGGTGCGATCGCCAACGAAGGCGGCATCAGTTCTCAGCAGATCGGCAACATTTCGATCCGGTCGAACCACTCGTTGGTCGACCTTCCGCAAGACCTTGATGCGAGCGTTCTCAAACGTTTGAGCAAGACCAAGGTCGCTGGCCGGCACATCGATATCCGCCCGGACCGAGGTCGTCCCGGCCGCCCGTTCAAAAAGCGCAGCAACGACAAAGGTGCTGGTGAAGGGCGCAAGTTCGGGAAGGACGGGTTCCGCAAGGACCGTCGCAAAGGTGGCGGCTTCGGCGGGAAGAAGTTCAAGAAATAG